The nucleotide window AACCGTTACcgcgaataaaatatttagataccAGTAAAAACAATCTACAAATCAATATTACCCTCTAATGGAATGGATTTAGTGGATATAATACATGGAGTGTGATATCTTTTCTAAATAAAAGGGTTTTTAGAGAAAAAACAAAGGGAAGAAATTCCCTGGACTGAATCATTACCAAAAGGAACCATTATAACCCAAAAAAGTATTGGGATCCCagtaaaaacaattacaaatgACTTGTACAGGATATCACCATTTAATTGAGCAGATTTTTGGAAGTTAGTTAGATATTTGTCTTGAAGTAATAGACGAATAGAATGAGTTTTAAAGTGTTATAATTGAACAATATCCTTACCTTTCATACGGGAAACAATGCACTTTATAATCAGATTTTATATCATCACTTTCTGTctccaaattcaaaatttcttccACGTTGAGTTCCTTCAaccgaagaaaatttttttggaatttataatagttatagtTATTATATTCTTCTTGTGCAATTTCTGCAATTACATCATCTGGAGTATCTTCCGcgatttcatttttcttcttggTTAGTTTCGGAACGATTTCTGTAAGAACAAGTTCTACAGGAGTGCCTATGAATGATTTTATAGCTATGTGCCTagtttcaaacttttttaatacCCATTTATCATTCATACCaccatttttatattgtatatctttatttaatttttctaagtAAGGTAGCGGTCTTAGCAAGAAATCAAGACTACAGTCTTGAAAATTCTTCTCTAAAATAcctgaaaattcaatgaaaattaataaaaaaaaaatttttttcaatgaataaaacTTACAATTATCAATTTCACCATCTTCTGTTCCTCTTAATAACCTAAGAATAACTTCAGTGTGTGTTGTTAAAGGATACAAACTAGATGGAAAGTGTATGTGAGGGATGGAATTATAATCTAATCTTTCTATAGTAGTTAATAAATCTTTGTATCCCTTCATATCTACAACTAACTTCCTATTTTCTGCTATATTTATATTGTGACTTTTCCTGTACTGCACGTATAAATCACTATCCATTCCCCCttcgttttcttttataaacGAAGGGAAATGTCTCTCGgctaaaatcaattttctgtaATTTATGAATTCCAACCATTCCATTAtatcaaacattttcaaatgtttccatTTTCTGTTGGCAGCTTTTGCGTAATTTGATAAACTTATTTCTGAAATTCCATCCAATCCATACAGAAGTTTTAAAACGAATATTATAATAGACATGACTCTTCCTTCGTAATTCGGAATGATATTTTTATGCGGTTTGAATTTTGGTGGATTTTCAGCTATTATATTTTCTACTGCCACTGATATTTCAACTAAAAACAAGTTTATGTTTGGAAAATGTCCAAACCAAATAATTTTACTCCTTCCATAGGTTGAAGATACTTTTTTATCTTATAATTACTAATGAAATTTCATGtaccatttataataaaaaattttaagaacaAAATGCATCTTTGCTACGAAAATTTCTATGAAACACCATCCTCAACCCTATCTGGAACCAATCCAGTTAAAAAAAAGATTCTTTAGGACCTTTACCATCCTTCCCTTTCTAGCAAGAACTCTTATACTAATCCTGGAAGACACAGCAACTGGAAACAGTGTGGAGGAAGCTAATcactttgatttttgaaaaacatttgaacacTTGAACTAACAACATTTATTTGCTgagattttggaaaatatatgaatGAGAATTAAATTTGTGAAGAACAGTTAAAAATTCCAACTCCCAAACAAGTCTTTAATCTTttatatcaattgaaatatCTCATTTATCCACACAATTCATTAACTTACCTGGTAGATTCATTTCTTGACAATATCTTCGACTCAAAGCAACCAAATCAGGGACACATATATATTTctgaacatttaaaaatttcgcTAACCTTCCGGCAGTTTGCCTGAATATTTCGCTATTATATAAATGAGTTACAGGATTGTcttttatgtttaaatttttattagaataatcCTCAGGAAAGAGAGAAGCGTAACTATTCAAGCTCAAATGACCTTCTCTCAAATATCTCAACAAATCGCCCAATTGCATGGGGTCCTTGTTGATAAGTAGAGCGAGGTATAGAATACCATATATCTTCTTTGGAGATAAATTATGGACGCTACTTCTATGCGCATAGGagagtaatttatttatacgatgGCATTTGAGATTCATATCCAAATCTTTCTGGTGAACCTCTAAATGATCTTCCGATAATGATTTTCTCAGTTCTTTTACTacatatttgttaaaaacaatttcCTCACATTCTGAAGACTTTTCAGAATTATCTTTGAGACTAGTTAAAGTTTCATTTTGTAAAGAACTACcatctgtttttgattttattgtatgTTCTCTGTATTCTGCTTCAGCTAAAGCtttctaaaattatataaaattacagctaatttgataaatatactTTAAACATATTCAGGTACCTTTTTCCTAGTTCTTTCTCTTCTGGTTGTTGACTCTGTTAAACCAGTTTGTTGGGATGAGGAagaacttcttcttcttctttttttctttattccatATACTATATGAAGATCCCTAAAtagttgcaaataaaaataaactattccAAGTTAAAAGAAGATAACTTTGACCAAAAGTATGATGCTCATACATAATAAGAAAGATAATCTGGAGGAGCACAAATATATTGATTCATTTGAACTGTGGTGCTACTAGAGATTGTTTAGAATTCCCTGAACTGCAAAGAGACTTAATCAGTTAATACTTGCAGAGTTAAGTATAACCGCCAGCCTATCATCATTATACATGAAGAAAGTTGCAATATTTGGACAAGTAGTTAGAAGATGAAATGAGAATATATAAGGTTTATAATGATGGTCTGATCAAATTAAACAAGTCACAGACCAACCTCTTTACATATCGTTACACCAGATTTAAGATCGAgaaatatagaagatttattaGAAATCAAAAAACATGTTTGTCAAAGTTTCTAAAAGACGGAAAACTTGtttaaagtaaagtaaagtatctcaaattttctttattatactTACTTTTTCATACGAACCAAaggaaattttggtttttcatcTACTTCTAAATTCAATACTTCCAATTTCTGTAAATAACGCATCCATAAACATTTTACAACGTTTTTAATAGATCTATCGACACCCAAATTAACCAATTCTTCTGTTACCATCAACATGATAACATTGTAACACTCCCAACTTGTTACATTTTTGGTTTCCTCATCCTTACTAGTTTCTGATTTAACTTTTCTTGTGGTTTTCACATTTATACGTGCATCCTCTTCTTGAAAAGCATGTTCCTTAATTTCTTGACTTTGTGTTTGGCACtcgttacaaaaataaaatccagATTCTTTCGTAAATTGTGTTCCACCACATACAACACACTCCATTATAAACACAAGTTCGTTCCTTAAGAATGTCTCGATAGCATATTCAACTTGATCTTGTTTAAATGAATGTCGGAAACACGTGTGTACTCCGTTATAAACAAACTCTTTTATAGGCCATTTTTGACGTTAGCTCTATTTGACTTTGGTGGTGATGTTAATTGTCAACACAGATCATTTACATTTAAATAGGCGGTTTGTTAATATcacattaattataaaataaatattgaaaaaatgaaaaaaattctctctGTTTCTAAACTTGAGTGCTGCATAATTTGTAGCCTTGGTGAAAGCATacagtttgaaataaatattatgcaTAGAGTGGcgtaaaattcaattcaacacGGATTCTCGGGAATTTTTAGTTGCATTATGGCAAAATTTACTGTACTTCCACTAAATAAGTttagaattttaaaataaagtggCTTGTTTCGTCGGTATTGTGTGAATTGTTGTCATCCACTCTGATCCATTAATATTTCACTGGCGAAATGGGCGCGAAGTTATTTATAACATCCTACTACCGCTTTCAAAGAAGTGTTCGCATATTATGTTTTTTCGGGAGTTAACATAGACATAGGTCACATTCAGCGGACGAAACCGTTGTGCAGCCCTAGTGAATCATTCAGTGATACATCATAATCTACAAATTCAACACGTTTGTAGCGCTTTTAATTTGTGTTAGGTAGCGGTAGCGAAATTGTTAAATCGACCGTGTTCTGTAATCAAACGTCAAGTTGTACCctttcttagaaaaaaaagcAATAAAAGCGACTAAAATAGCttgtgatttaaaaatatacctGTCATAAAGTAACAAGACACGGAAAACAAAAAACACTTAACACGAACGTTCAACATGTTCCCGATAGGTAGTAGTATAGAGCATACCAGAGTGCTTATACTCTAAGTATGTTCTGTGGGTAGCGCTACGTCCGCTGAATCCGACCATTGTATTACTATGTCTATGGAAGTTAATCACCTTTATGTTTATACTTTGTCTATGATCATGCAAGCATCTTCATATGTTAGTGGGGGGTTAACAATTCATGACGTTCCGTTCGTGTTAAGAAGagtaattacatattttaaattaaaatgtaattaaaccGAGTATTTGACTGGATGGTTTATAAAGAATCTCTCTCTAAAGAAAATGactgataaaattaaaaaagatgtTGGTATTCACCCTTTAACTGACGACCCTACAGCAGCATGGAAAGtaatttcaaaacaacaaaaacttcTTAAATTGAACGTTAAATTACCGACGAAACCGgttgaaaatgacaaaattaGATTTGTTTGTATGAGTGATACACATTCCCTTATTAGGAACATTATATATGATATACCAGATGGTGATATTTTTATCCATGCTGGAGATTTCACGAAGTGTGGACAAAAAGAAGAAGTTATACAATTTAATGAATGGTTAGgtaataattagatttttttataatgcaattgtattattagttaatttttaaGGATCTTTACCCCATAGATATAAAATAGTGATAGCTGGTAATCATGAACttagttttgataaaaaatttaagagcgaatttaagttaaataataGGGAAAAGCGTCATAATCATAcggaaaaagatgaaataaaaaattacggAAATACTAAAGATGATATTCTTGATTCTGtaaatactcaaaatattcaagAGTATCttacaaattgtatttacttaGAAGACTGCGGTGTTGAACTTTATGGGATTAAATTGTACGGTTCACCATggtaatgttattttatttattcacagtattttttatttgaaaaaaaatggttgttttaatgtatcagatatattcacAGGCAACCGGAATTTGGGAACTGGGCGTTTAACTTAAAGAGAGGAGAAGAGTGTCtttcaaaatggaaaaacatCCCCgatgatattgatattttaataacgCACACTCCTCCCTTAGGCCACGGTGATTTGGTATGTTCAGGTATTAGAGCAGGGTGTGTCGAATTATTAAATACAGTACAACAGAGGGTTCAACCTAAGTATCATGTTTTTGGACATATTCACGAAGGTGATTTATAAATAACAACTTTTTGTAACAAAATCACtggttttgtttaataattttttaggatATGGAGTTACTTCTGatgggaaaattatttatataaatgctTCGACAtgtgatattaattatataccCAAAAATTTGCCAATTGTTTTTGATGTGCCACTCAAAAAAGGCTTtgagaaacaataattttgattaatttattggtttttgtactttattttataataaatgttttaaacattttgagaattatatcaaaatagtatttttatcCTCAGCCTCTAATAGAACTAAAGTTTGGAAAAAGTATtgggaatattttttcataaataaaagaaattgaaaacaattatatttatttagttcacAAATCCACATTTGAATTACTTAAAATTTGAGgccaaaaaattactaaacaattTAATCTGGTCAAGGTAATGGCCATGGTAATCCTGAGAAATCTACAGGTCCCCCTAAACCAGCATCAGCTTCTAATAAGCTCATAATGACAGCCATAGCTGCTTCGTCGTTACCATCTACAGACGACGAAGGATTTACTCTCTCCGTTCTAGTATTGTCATCTTCAATCATATCTATAATACCTTCATCTGTTGCTGCTCCTAAAACTTTATCATGTACTTACACATTAAAATTGTGTGAACTAAGAaggaatatttcaatattaataccGATAACATTGTAGTGAAATGTAGAAGAAAATCAAAGATAAATAGTAAGAACCAATAATAAATGGAATGGATAAGACAAAAATCGAAGGATGTAAGGATATTTAACCAGATAAGatttaactttcattttttatttcatcctCTATCTGGTCATTCCTTTATCTTCCTTTTTCCCTCATATATCTACATACATCACAATCCTGGCTATTCGTTGTTGGTTTATTtccatcttcttcttctttaaccGGCGCTACCGTCCTTTGAGAACCAGGGTCTTCTCAACAATCGACTACCAATCCTTCTGTCTTAAGCTTGGTGCCTCCAACGTCGAACTCCTAGCTGGATCAAGTCTGCCTCAacgtttttcaagaaaaatacaaaaagctttttttgtagataatttcaaaacaaacaatttttataatgaccTCTATTGACATTCTATTCGAGAAATAGAGATATTGgcgaaaaactgatttttgtgACCTTTTGACCTTTGTAACGTTTTTAGTTGGCACTATATCAATATAGATTTATCACATATTCGTAACACCgttataataaaagtatatacaGAAATTTAGCtctaagaatttttttcaaagatttgAGATTTAAAGTGACTGGACTAAAATcgaaaataacctcaaataaaaagaaatacgAAAAACTGAACATGTGgtgttaaaataaattgaagaaacctagtaaataaaaaatcacattttttttcatacctGGATCGTTTGCTACACTAGATACCGACAAATTTcttatatcataaaatttcgAATCCGAAAAATCCCCTATTGCATTTTGATTTTGCTCCTCTGCACTCGTAAGACTTGGTGAAACACGAGCCTACAAAGTAGTATTACAGTTGAAGGGACAAACtgtagaataaaatatttagtcaCCTCTCCGGTTAAAATCGGTAAAGTAAATGAGGATTCCGGTACCGGACTGTTGCTGCAAGAAGAATCTCCCCTTCTTTGCGAATCGATTACTTGATCGGCGATTTGTCTACCTATTTTACTGACCtctatgtgattatttattagaaGATGCATGTCTTTACCGTTCGCTAGAAACGATAAGAACATGGAagatacaatattttattatgttagtacaaacataattaaaaaaaaacatatataaatatgtataatcTCATTAGAAACACACTATAGGAATGTTAACGTTACACGCCGCCATTGTTAGGACAGGTTAGGGATCACTTCCCATcgtatatatatttagaaattagaaataCCTTCTGTCACAAAACACATTACCATCTTATACAACAGTGAACCgataaaacactttttaaattacattaaactttgttaacaaataaactataacaaTATGACTTACATGACGTCATGCTATGGTTGTCTATTAGATAAAATGAATCTTGCCAGTGTTGCAAGAATTGAAgtatttctttatataattaGCAAACACTCTcatgatttaaattttattcaaattaattaatttgttgggtgaaaataaaatttcttcactTTCGTTGTGTCGGTCTCTCATCAAcgttataaagaaaaaaatgatcaaataaagTTGAAAAGAGTGACAACATTGAATGGATCTGTCATTATTGGTGTAATAATCAActagttaattaattaatcaaaccACTGTTGCCAAAGCATTTCTTTCAAGTTGAAGGATTTTAAACAAGAACGTAAATTTGCatcattttaaaagaaaaactataaactTAGTAAATATTCTCATgatttgaatttcattaaaattaattcttttgctaggtaaaatgaatattttgtcaaatatttcgTTATTTCGGTCTTCCGTctttgttttaaacaaaaatagtgGAATAAAGTTGAAAAGTCTGGCAACATTGAATTGACCTGTTAAAGCAATAACGAATACGATTCATAGAATTTATTActaaacattaaattaaattttcgaacgttctcaatatatattttcaaatttgccaATGGTAAATGTGACTAGTGAAAAAATCAATGCAAATATTCAGTTTATCTTTCATAGAGTGTGTTTAAGATTATTTATACAAacagaaaatctaaaaaaactAAACTAGATGAAATTACTCAaagaattaattaattgttaattaGTATAGAATACTTACGTTgagttaaaaaatcaatattttctcgtATCCTATCAGTATGACTGGCACTGCTCTCTACAGTCCTAAAGTCAGtactaacaaaaacaaaatgttttaagATGTATACCACGTCAAATCTCGCAGTAcatttttctccattatattttatgaaaaattctaaatacttTCTATTTAGTCTATTTTT belongs to Diorhabda carinulata isolate Delta chromosome X, icDioCari1.1, whole genome shotgun sequence and includes:
- the LOC130902545 gene encoding TATA box-binding protein-associated factor RNA polymerase I subunit B; translated protein: MECVVCGGTQFTKESGFYFCNECQTQSQEIKEHAFQEEDARINVKTTRKVKSETSKDEETKNVTSWECYNVIMLMVTEELVNLGVDRSIKNVVKCLWMRYLQKLEVLNLEVDEKPKFPLVRMKKDLHIVYGIKKKRRRRSSSSSQQTGLTESTTRRERTRKKKALAEAEYREHTIKSKTDGSSLQNETLTSLKDNSEKSSECEEIVFNKYVVKELRKSLSEDHLEVHQKDLDMNLKCHRINKLLSYAHRSSVHNLSPKKIYGILYLALLINKDPMQLGDLLRYLREGHLSLNSYASLFPEDYSNKNLNIKDNPVTHLYNSEIFRQTAGRLAKFLNVQKYICVPDLVALSRRYCQEMNLPVEISVAVENIIAENPPKFKPHKNIIPNYEGRVMSIIIFVLKLLYGLDGISEISLSNYAKAANRKWKHLKMFDIMEWLEFINYRKLILAERHFPSFIKENEGGMDSDLYVQYRKSHNINIAENRKLVVDMKGYKDLLTTIERLDYNSIPHIHFPSSLYPLTTHTEVILRLLRGTEDGEIDNCILEKNFQDCSLDFLLRPLPYLEKLNKDIQYKNGGMNDKWVLKKFETRHIAIKSFIGTPVELVLTEIVPKLTKKKNEIAEDTPDDVIAEIAQEEYNNYNYYKFQKNFLRLKELNVEEILNLETESDDIKSDYKVHCFPYERYWLNINIAVEFLNNNDFDAHFNNYNSNFKLIFQQCAKLIDQAIRVLYLEYQTTELYLVYNGKNYKDFKRRKKSNNLRIPRNQYFNYW
- the LOC130902548 gene encoding UPF0046 protein C25E10.12, producing MTDKIKKDVGIHPLTDDPTAAWKVISKQQKLLKLNVKLPTKPVENDKIRFVCMSDTHSLIRNIIYDIPDGDIFIHAGDFTKCGQKEEVIQFNEWLGSLPHRYKIVIAGNHELSFDKKFKSEFKLNNREKRHNHTEKDEIKNYGNTKDDILDSVNTQNIQEYLTNCIYLEDCGVELYGIKLYGSPWQPEFGNWAFNLKRGEECLSKWKNIPDDIDILITHTPPLGHGDLVCSGIRAGCVELLNTVQQRVQPKYHVFGHIHEGYGVTSDGKIIYINASTCDINYIPKNLPIVFDVPLKKGFEKQ